A segment of the Allosaccharopolyspora coralli genome:
GCAGGCGGCTCGGCGACGACGTCGCCGAGCGGGCCGGCCCACCCCATCGAGCGGTGGAATCCTTCCGCGGGGGAGCCGAGCTCATCGCCGGGCGAGATGCCGGCACGGTCCTCCTGCGGGATCTCCGCGACCCACCCCGCGAGCTCCAGCGGATGTACAGCGGCAGGAACTCGCGGCGCGGAAGGGTCCGGCGTGAACCACTGGTGGTCGGTGATCGCCGGGATCTCGTGGGTGAGCGCCTCCTGCGCGGCAGGCATCCGGCGCTGGTCGGGGGTGATCAGATGGTGACGGCCGGTGGGGGCGTCGTCGAACCGCTCGGGGAACAGTTCGCCCGAGAACCAGGTACCGCTGCTGCGAGGGGAGCCGTCGTCGGCGGCACCCCAGGGGAGCATGTCGGTGTCGTGGTGGTCGGCGGCCGAGGCGACGCCCGAGCCGACGGCGAGCATTCCGCCGGTGACCAGCGCGGCGTGCACACCACGCCGAGCCCATGTCTGCATGGGAACTCCTTCGATATTTCCCTGGTGGAGGGACTGTCCTGGTAGAGGACCGTCCGGGGGACGGGTCGGCGCCCGGCGTGGGACAGCCGCGGCGCTTCGGGCTCCGGTGCGGTCGGCCCCGACGGGGACGGGACGGTGTGGGGACACGCACCGGCGGGGAACTCAGTCGGGAGTGGTACCCGGCTGCGGGCGTGGAGCGCCCGGAACGTGCTGAGCAGCAGTGCGCAGCGCGGTCGTCGTACCCGCGTCGGGCGCGGGCGCGGTGCGGAGGCCGGACGTGCGGTCGGCGGAGGGAGTGCCCGGCCAGTCCCCGACCGAACCGGTCGCCGGCGGCGCGGGTGCCGTCCCGAGTAGTGGCGGCAGCGGTGGAGCGGGATCGGCGTCGTCCTCGATCGACGGCCCGGGCGCGGCAAGCACAGCACGGTCCGCAGGGGCGTCGGCGACGGTCGTCATCGGAGTGGGCACGACGACCGACGAGACAGCCGGAGGTGCCGGGGCCGCCTGTCCGGGTACCTCCGGTCCCCTCTGCGAGGTGTCGGCAGGAGCCGGCTCGGCCGGGGCAGTATCAGGACGCTCGGGAGCGGGCACGTCCGGCTCGGGCAGGGTCTCCGGTAGCGGCACGTCGAGCACCGGCTCCACGTCCGGCAGCGGCGCGCTCGGCAGCTCGACCGCGGGCGGCGTCACGTCCTCGACGACGGCGGGCACCTCGTCGACGACGGCGGGCACCTCGTCGACGACGGCCGGGATGCCCTCGTCGGCCTGGCCGAGCACCGGTTCCACCGTGCCCGCGACCTCCACGACCCGGTCCTGGACGGGGCCGAGCACTCCGCCTGCGTTCTCGTCGGCCATCGACAGTCCGCAGCCGATCAGGCACGCCGCGGACGTTCCGGCGACCGTAGCGCCGGCCACGACCGCGACGCGGGCGAGCAGCCGCCGCATGCGGCCACTTCCCGTTCGCCGATCGGGCTGGGACATCGGGACTTCACGCCTCCTGGCGTCGAGTAGCTGATCCGGGGCACCCCGCGCGGACGCCACCCCCGTCGGTTCCGTACCGAACCGTGTCGGCGTCGCTCGACGGCACTGTTCCAAACCAGCGCCCCCCGGCGCAGCACTCCGGCGCCAAGATCGCTATATCGGGTGAGGCCGGTGGCCGGAATGGAATTGATCACGACCGCCGCGTTCGAAACACGCGCACACGGGGTGCGGGGATACTGTTGGCGCGTGAGTGACTCCAGGATCACCGACCGGGAGGACGCGGCACTGTCGGTGCCCCGCGTGCTCCGCGTGTCTGCCGCCGTGAGCTGGCGTGTGCTGATCGTGCTCGGCGCGCTGTACGTGCTGGGCACGATGATGCGGACATTGTCCGTGGTCGTGATTCCCGTCGCGGTCGCGCTGCTGCTGGCGGCACTGCTGGCACCGGCCGTGCTGGCACTGTCGCGCTGGGGCGTGCCGCGTGCGCTGGCGACGGCGGTGGTGCTCGTCGGCGGTCTCGCAGGCGTGGGCGGAGTCCTCAGCTTCGTCATCAACGCGTTCATCCAGGGCTTCCCGCAGTTGCAGCGGCAGGTCGTGGCCAGCCTCGGTCAGATCCGCGACGCCCTCATCAACGGGCCGTTGGCGCTGAGCGGCGAGCAGATCGACGGCTACATCGAGCAGGCGCAGCAGTGGCTGCAGGACAACCAGGCGCAGCTGACCTCGGGTGCGTTGTCGACGGCGTCGACGTTCGGCCAGTTCCTCACCGGCATCGTGCTGATGCTGTTCACACTCGTGTTCTTCCTGCACGACGGGCGGGGGATCTGGTCCTTCGTCATCCGGGTGGTGCCGCGGCAGTCGCGTCCGGCGATCGACCGGGCGGGCACTCGAGGGTTCGCCTCACTGGTCGGGTACGTGCGAGCGACCGTGCTGGTAGCCGTGGTGGACGCGCTCGGCATCGGGCTCGGGCTCGGGTTGCTGGGGGTTCCGCTGGCGGTACCGCTGGCCGCGCTGGTGTTCCTCGGTGCCTTCGTGCCGATCATCGGTGCCGTCGCCTCCGGTTCGGTGGCGATCCTCGTGGCTCTGGTGACGCAGGGCTGGATCGTCGCGCTGGTGGTGCTCGGCATCGTGCTCCTCGTGCAGCAGTTGGAGGGCAACGTGCTGCAGCCGCTGCTGCTGGGGCGTGCCGTCCAGCTGCACGCACTCGCCGTCGTGCTGGCGATCAGTGCGGGTGTCGTCGTCTACGGGATCGTCGGCGCACTGCTGTCCGTACCGCTGATCGCGGTGCTGAATTCGGCGGTGCGATCGCTGGTCGAAGACGACCCCGACGAGGCCGATCCGCTCGCCCCCTCGGACGCGACACCTCACCACGAGCAACAGGAGTCCGAGCAGGTGGACACTGCGGAATCCAGCGAGGACCGGGAACCGACGGAGCAGGCGGCGGAGCGGGGCGACGACCCGAGAGCGTGACCGCGACGCGGCCTGTGTTCACCCACATCGCGCCGAGGGTTCCTCCGCCGCGTACGCAGGCCGGCCACCGGCGGGTTCTCACCTCGTGGCCGGCGAGGACAGCGTCGACGTGGCGTAGGTGGCTACTCGATGCCGACGATCCCGCGGCCGGCCGCGAGGTGAGGTTCCGCCACCCCACCACCCACGCACATCAATACGCGCGACCTCACTCAGGCCAGGTTGACGAGGTTGCGGCCGTCGGCCTTCGCCGACATCAGGGCCGCGTCCGCCGCTCCCAACAGGTCCGGGAGTTCGTAACCGTGCTTGGCGGTGGCGGCGACACCGATACTCGCGGTGAGGTCGTTGAGTTCCCGGGGCGTACCGCTGAGGTCCTGCGCCTGCACCGACAGGGTCGAGATCGCCCACCGCACCCGCTGTGCCACCGCGTACGCCTCGTCCGGATCGGTGCGCGGCAGCAGCACCACGAACTCCTCCCCGCCGAAACGCCCGACCACGTCCTCGCGCCGGACACTGCTGGTGAGCATGATCGCCACCGAACTGAGCACCGCGTCGCCCGCGAGGTGCCCGTGCTCGTCGTTCACCCGTTTGAAGTGGTCGAGGTCCACCAGCAGCACCGCGCCCGGACGGCCGCGGATCCGGGCACGGGTGAGCTCGGTGCTCGCCACCCGTTCCCAGTGCAGCACGTTCGCCAGTCCTGTCTTGGCGTCCCGCTGCGCGGACCGGCGCCACTGCGGGAGCTGACTGGCGAGGTCGAGCAGAGCCAACGGGGGCGCCGCGAGCAGCGCACTGATCGGCTCGGCGAGCAGCGCGACGGCGATCAGCCCGCCGAGGGTGGCGGCGACGATGGCGAGCAGTACGTCGATCGGGTCGCCGAGGACCTCGTGACGACCGGCGGACGGACGGCGCAGGCGGATCCCGACCGCCACGAGCGATGCCCGCACCAGAATCAGCACCGTGCCCCCGACGACGAACGACAGCGGCGTCCACACCGGTTCGTCCCAGCCGACGGTCACGCGTGCCGCGAACGTCGCCAGCGCGGTGGCCGAGGTCGTGAACATCCAGCGATGCAGCTGCGGTCGCCCGTCGAGGATGCCGTGCAGAGCCGGACCGAGCAGCAACAGCACGAGCAGGTTCACCGGCAGCGTGAGCACCCCGGCTGCGAGGTAGGCGATGTGGATCGTCCACGGGTTGCGCCGGACCTCGTGCCGTACCGAGATCGACACCGAGGTGGCGACGATGACCACGCCCGCCACCAGTGCCAGCAGGCCGAAGTGCAGCAGTTCCACCGGGTCGGGCTTCGGCGTGGTCAGCACCACGTGGATCGAGAGCCCGACCGCGACCGCCTGCACGATCAGGACGTAGGCGAGCGCGGGCCCTCGCAGCGACCAGACCGGCCATGCCCGCATCGTTCGTCCTCCCCGTGTCACCGGCGAGCCTGGCACATCGGGCACGCGCCGGGGGAACCGCACACCTGCCGCGACCATCACACCACTGGTCGTGAACGCCGACACCGGCCTGACAAGAGCACGCCCACCCGTCTACGCAGGCCGGCCACCGGCGGGTTCTCGCCTCGTGGCCTGCGAGGGCCGCGTCGACGTGGTGCCGGTGGCTACTCGTTGTAGACGATCCCGCTGCCGAACCGCCAACGCACATCACTGCGCACGCCCTCTACTTCGCCCGAACCATCCCTTCCGCGGGGCGGGCTCAGGCAGGATTGTCGCCGGAAAGGAGCTGCCGTGTCGAGTGAGCAGGAGGCCGCACCCCCGCTGCGGCGAGTGCCGGACGGCCGGACGCACCTCTGGCGTGCCCACAACATCTTCCGCGTCGTGACGTTGTGCTACGCGATCATCTGGTTCGCCGTCTTGGTGGACGACTACCAGCGGCCGTGGCTGGGCTGGATCGCGATCGTGACGATGACCGTGTGGACGCCGTACACGATCTGGCGCTACCGGCACCGCTCGGGACGCACCAACCGGCTCGTTCTCCTGGACCAGGTCGTGGTGACCGTGGTGTTCGCGACGAGCGAGTTCACCCTCACCGACGAGCAGATGCTCGGGGGGCTGCCCACGCTGACGACGCTGTGGCACAGCTCGATGATCACGGCGGCCGCGGCGCAGTGGGGCATGCTCGGCGGCGGGATCTCCGGCGTCGTGGCCGCCGCGGGCCACACCCTCGCACGCGGCTACATCGACCCGAACATCACGATGGACGCACTGCTGATGGTCGGGCCCGGCCTGCTCATCGGCCTCGCCTCGGACACCGCGCGGCGCTCCACCGAACGCCTGACGCGGGCGTTGCGGGCGGAGGCGTCGACGGCGGAGCGCGAACGGCTCGCCCGGTCCATCCACGACAGCGTCCTGCAGGTGCTCGCCAGGGTGCGCAGGCGCGGCACCGAACTCGGCGGGGAAGCGGCCGAACTCGCGCGGCTCGCCGGGGAACAGGAGGTCGCTCTGCGGGCGCTGGTCGCGGCCTCACCCGCCGAGTCGCCCGACGACGGCAGCGCCGATCTCGCCGGTGCGCTGCAGGTGCTCAACAGCGGGCAGGCTCAGGTGTCGGTCCCGGCGACCCAGGTGTGGGTTCCCGCCGTGGTCTCCCGCGAGCTGACTGCGCTGGTCCGGGAGGCGTTGGAGAACGTCGAGCGACACGCGGGACCGGACGCGGGCGCCTGGGTGCTCCTGGAGGATCTCGGTGACGAGGTCGTGGTCAGCGTCCGGGACAACGGTCCGGGCATCCCCGACGGACGTCTCGGCACCGCCGAGTCCGAGGGCCGGATGGGGGTGGCGCAGTCGATCCGGGGCCGGGTGCACGGTCTGGGTGGGACGATCTCGTTGGACACCGCACCCGGCGAGGGAACCGAGTGGGAGGTGCGGGTGCCGCGCACGGAAACGTCGAGAACGAAGCGCCGGAAGGGAGTGGCGTCATGACCGGACCCGAGGGCTCCGGGACGAACGCGGGAGCCGAGGTTTCCGTGATGGTGGTCGACGATCACCCGATGTGGCGGGACGGCGTGTCCCGAGACCTCACCGAGCACGGCTTCGACGTTCGTGCCACCGCGTCCGACGCGACGTCCTCGCTGCGGATCGCGCGGGCGGTGCGGCCGGACGTGGTGCTCATGGACCTCAATCTCGGGGACACCTCGGGAGTGGAGGCGTCGCTGCAGATCACTCAGGAGGTGCCGGGCACGCGGGTGCTGGTGCTCTCCGCGAGCGGCGAGCACAGTGACGTCCTCGAAGCGGTCAAGGCCGGTGCGTCCGGCTACCTGGTGAAGTCGGCGTCCGTCGACGAGCTCGTCGACGCCGTCAGCCGCACCGCCGCAGGAGACGCCGTGTTCACGGCGGGATTGGCGGGCCTCGTGCTCGGGGAGTACCGGCGGATGGCGGTCGCGCCGGACTCGGGTGACCAGACTCCGCAGCTCACCGACCGGGAGACGGAAGTGCTGCGCCAGGTCGCGAAGGGCATGACGGCCCGTCAGATCGCGACGAAACTCGTCATCTCGCATCGCACCGTCGAGAACCACGTGCAGTCCACGCTGCGCAAGCTGCAACTGCACAACCGGGTCGAACTGGCCCGCTACGCCATCGAACACGGACTGGATCAGGAACGGGCAACCGAGGAGGAGTGACTTCTTCGATGCGGCTGCGCGGGCAGAGCTGCGGCCGGTCCTACTGCACCGCCGGTTTTCTGCCGGCCTACGCAGCCCGACTACCCGCGGGTTCTCAGCGTCGCGAGGACAGCGGTTTCGCTGCGTAGGCGGCTACTCGAGAAACCGATCCCGCAGCGAGGAGGGCGCTGAGGTTCCGCCACGGGACACCAACGCAGATCACCCCGCACTCCCGCTCAACGCATTGCGGGCGGCTTCGCGCGCCGTGTGCGCGTCGGTGGCGTTGATCGCTGCGTCCGCCGCGGCCCGATAGGCGTCGCGGGAGTGGTCGGCCAGCGCGGCGCCGACGGTGGGCACCACGGCCGCGGCCATGGACAGGCTGCTCACTCCGAGACCCACGAGTACTCCGGCCAGCAGCGGATCGGATGCCGCCTCGCCGCACACGCCGACCGGCTTGCCGGTGTCGGCTCCAGCCGCACCGATCCCGGCGATGAGCCGCAACAGCGCGGGCTGCCACGGATCGTTCAACGTGGCCAGTGCCCCGAGCATCCGGTCGGCGGCGAACACGTACTGGGCGAGGTCGTTGGTGCCGATGCTGACGAAATCGGCCGCCTCCAGGATTCCCCGCGCCGCGATCGCGGCCGCCGGGACCTCGATCATCACACCGGCTCGGTCGATCCCCGCCGCGCGGGCGCGGTCGACGAACCACGCGGTCTCTTCCGCCGTCGCGACCATCGGCGCCATCACCGACACCTCGGCGCCGGAGTCCGCCGCGGCTGCCGCCACTGCCTCCAGCTGCCGATCGAGTACGTCGGGACGGTCGAAGGCGATCCGCAGCCCGCGCACTCCGAGTGCCGGGTTCGGTTCGTCGCCTGATTCCAGGAACGGCAGCGGTTTGTCCGCCCCCGCGTCGAGGGTGCGGACGACGACCGGCTTTCCGGCGAACGGAGCGAGCACCTCACCATAGGCCCGGCGCTGACCGGCGACGTCGGGTTCGTCGGACGCGGCGAGGTAGCAGAACTCGGTGCGGAACAGTCCCACGCCCTGGGCCGAGACTCCGGCGGCAGCCTGTGCGTCGGTGGCCGAGCCGACGTTGGCCAGGACCGACACCGGATGGCCGTCGGCGGTGGCGCCCGTACCGGAGAACTCGGTGGTCGCGGCCGGGTCCGCGACGTGGGTGGCGATCTCGTGGTCGAAAGTCTCGACCGTGCCGGTGTCTCCGTCGACGTCCACCGAGACGGCCGCGGCGGCCCGGATGCCCCGGACGGCGACCGCCGCGGGAATGCCGAGCGACCGGGCGAGGATCGCGGTGTGGCTGGTCGGCCCGCC
Coding sequences within it:
- a CDS encoding AI-2E family transporter is translated as MSDSRITDREDAALSVPRVLRVSAAVSWRVLIVLGALYVLGTMMRTLSVVVIPVAVALLLAALLAPAVLALSRWGVPRALATAVVLVGGLAGVGGVLSFVINAFIQGFPQLQRQVVASLGQIRDALINGPLALSGEQIDGYIEQAQQWLQDNQAQLTSGALSTASTFGQFLTGIVLMLFTLVFFLHDGRGIWSFVIRVVPRQSRPAIDRAGTRGFASLVGYVRATVLVAVVDALGIGLGLGLLGVPLAVPLAALVFLGAFVPIIGAVASGSVAILVALVTQGWIVALVVLGIVLLVQQLEGNVLQPLLLGRAVQLHALAVVLAISAGVVVYGIVGALLSVPLIAVLNSAVRSLVEDDPDEADPLAPSDATPHHEQQESEQVDTAESSEDREPTEQAAERGDDPRA
- a CDS encoding GGDEF domain-containing protein; the protein is MRAWPVWSLRGPALAYVLIVQAVAVGLSIHVVLTTPKPDPVELLHFGLLALVAGVVIVATSVSISVRHEVRRNPWTIHIAYLAAGVLTLPVNLLVLLLLGPALHGILDGRPQLHRWMFTTSATALATFAARVTVGWDEPVWTPLSFVVGGTVLILVRASLVAVGIRLRRPSAGRHEVLGDPIDVLLAIVAATLGGLIAVALLAEPISALLAAPPLALLDLASQLPQWRRSAQRDAKTGLANVLHWERVASTELTRARIRGRPGAVLLVDLDHFKRVNDEHGHLAGDAVLSSVAIMLTSSVRREDVVGRFGGEEFVVLLPRTDPDEAYAVAQRVRWAISTLSVQAQDLSGTPRELNDLTASIGVAATAKHGYELPDLLGAADAALMSAKADGRNLVNLA
- the macS gene encoding MacS family sensor histidine kinase; the protein is MSSEQEAAPPLRRVPDGRTHLWRAHNIFRVVTLCYAIIWFAVLVDDYQRPWLGWIAIVTMTVWTPYTIWRYRHRSGRTNRLVLLDQVVVTVVFATSEFTLTDEQMLGGLPTLTTLWHSSMITAAAAQWGMLGGGISGVVAAAGHTLARGYIDPNITMDALLMVGPGLLIGLASDTARRSTERLTRALRAEASTAERERLARSIHDSVLQVLARVRRRGTELGGEAAELARLAGEQEVALRALVAASPAESPDDGSADLAGALQVLNSGQAQVSVPATQVWVPAVVSRELTALVREALENVERHAGPDAGAWVLLEDLGDEVVVSVRDNGPGIPDGRLGTAESEGRMGVAQSIRGRVHGLGGTISLDTAPGEGTEWEVRVPRTETSRTKRRKGVAS
- a CDS encoding response regulator translates to MTGPEGSGTNAGAEVSVMVVDDHPMWRDGVSRDLTEHGFDVRATASDATSSLRIARAVRPDVVLMDLNLGDTSGVEASLQITQEVPGTRVLVLSASGEHSDVLEAVKAGASGYLVKSASVDELVDAVSRTAAGDAVFTAGLAGLVLGEYRRMAVAPDSGDQTPQLTDRETEVLRQVAKGMTARQIATKLVISHRTVENHVQSTLRKLQLHNRVELARYAIEHGLDQERATEEE
- a CDS encoding phosphoenolpyruvate--protein phosphotransferase, whose amino-acid sequence is MASFSGVGVSPGRASGPVARVAEPLPEPPATPAPEDRAAESARIRPAAEAVADRLFGRAAQVEGDAKAVLETTAAMAIDPALLSQAEAYVTDDGLPAPRAVHEAARGFADALVNAGGYMAERARDVHDVRDRLVAELLGVDSPGVPDIDAPSVLLAKDLAPADTADLDPSRVLALVTEEGGPTSHTAILARSLGIPAAVAVRGIRAAAAVSVDVDGDTGTVETFDHEIATHVADPAATTEFSGTGATADGHPVSVLANVGSATDAQAAAGVSAQGVGLFRTEFCYLAASDEPDVAGQRRAYGEVLAPFAGKPVVVRTLDAGADKPLPFLESGDEPNPALGVRGLRIAFDRPDVLDRQLEAVAAAAADSGAEVSVMAPMVATAEETAWFVDRARAAGIDRAGVMIEVPAAAIAARGILEAADFVSIGTNDLAQYVFAADRMLGALATLNDPWQPALLRLIAGIGAAGADTGKPVGVCGEAASDPLLAGVLVGLGVSSLSMAAAVVPTVGAALADHSRDAYRAAADAAINATDAHTAREAARNALSGSAG